One window of the Saccopteryx leptura isolate mSacLep1 chromosome 9, mSacLep1_pri_phased_curated, whole genome shotgun sequence genome contains the following:
- the AP3M1 gene encoding AP-3 complex subunit mu-1 isoform X1, producing MSPGVENTKMIHSLFLINCSGDIFLEKHWKSVVSQSVCDYFFEAQEKAADVENVPPVISTPHHYLISIYRDKLFFVSVIQTEVPPLFVIEFLHRVADTFQDYFGECSEAAIKDNVVIVYELLEEMLDNGFPLATESNILKELIKPPTILRSVVNSITGSSNVGDTLPTGQLSNIPWRRAGVKYTNNEAYFDVVEEIDAIIDKSGSTVFAEIQGVIDACIKLSGMPDLSLSFMNPRLLDDVSFHPCIRFKRWESERVLSFIPPDGNFRLISYRVSSQNLVAIPVYVKHSISFKENSSCGRFDITIGPKQNMGKTIEGITVTVHMPKVVLNMNLTPTQGSYTFDPVTKILTWDVGKITPQKLPSLKGLVNLQSGAPKPEENPSLNIQFKIQQLAISGLKVNRLDMYGEKYKPFKGVKYVTKAGKFQVRT from the exons ATGAGCCCTGGTGTGGAGAACACG AAAATGATCCACAGTCTATTTCTCATAAACTGTTCCGGTGACATATTTCTGGAGAAACACTGGAAGAGTGTTGTGAGCCAGTCTGTCTGTGATTATTTCTTTGAAGCTCAAGAGAAAGCTGCTGATGTTGAAAATGTACCACCTGTCATTTCAACACCTCACCACTACCTCATCAGTATATATAGGGATAAGCTCTTCTTTGTGTCTGTCATACAGACTGAAGTGCCACCTCTCTTTGTAATTGAGTTTCTACATCGAGTTGCTGACACTTTCCAG GACTACTTTGGTGAGTGTTCAGAGGCTGCAATTAAGGATAATGTGGTCATAGTGTATGAGCTCTTGGAAGAAATGTTAGACAACGGATTTCCACTGGCTACTGAATCTAACATATTGAAAGAACTGATTAAACCACCAACAATCCTGCGTTCTGTCGTCAACTCTATTACAG GCAGTAGTAATGTTGGAGACACACTTCCCACCGGGCAGCTGTCCAATATCCCATGGCGTCGGGCAGGGGTAAAGTACACAAATAATGAAGCCTATTTTGATGTCGTTGAAGAAATAGATGCAATTATAGATAAATCAG gatctaCAGTTTTTGCAGAAATTCAGGGGGTCATCGATGCTTGCATTAAGTTATCAGGAATGCCtgacctttccctttctttcatg AACCCAAGGCTTCTAGATGATGTCAGCTTCCACCCCTGCATTCGGTTCAAGCGTTGGGAATCTGAAAGAGTTTTATCCTTTATTCCTCCAGATGGAAATTTTCGACTCATATCATATCGTGTCAGCTCACAAAA TCTAGTGGCAATACCAGTGTATGTGAAACATAGCATCAGCTTTAAGGAGAACAGTTCCTGTGGCAGATTTGATATTACAATTGGACCAAAACAGAATATGGGAAAAACTATTGAAGGAATCACAGTGACAGTTCACATGCCAAAAGTTGTGCTGAATATGAACCTGACACCAACGCAAGGCAGCTATACATTTGATCCAGTTACCAAG ATACTAACATGGGATGTGGGAAAAATTACTCCACAAAAACTCCCAAGTCTGAAAGGACTGGTAAATTTACAGTCTGGAGCACCAAAGCCAGAAGAGAATCCAAGCCTCAACATACAGTTCAAGATCCAACAACTTGCTATTTCCG GCTTAAAAGTAAACCGTTTGGACATGTATGGGGAGAAATATAAGCCATTTAAAGGAGTCAAATATGTCACAAAAGCTGGGAAGTTCCAAGTGAGGACATGA
- the AP3M1 gene encoding AP-3 complex subunit mu-1 isoform X2, whose product MIHSLFLINCSGDIFLEKHWKSVVSQSVCDYFFEAQEKAADVENVPPVISTPHHYLISIYRDKLFFVSVIQTEVPPLFVIEFLHRVADTFQDYFGECSEAAIKDNVVIVYELLEEMLDNGFPLATESNILKELIKPPTILRSVVNSITGSSNVGDTLPTGQLSNIPWRRAGVKYTNNEAYFDVVEEIDAIIDKSGSTVFAEIQGVIDACIKLSGMPDLSLSFMNPRLLDDVSFHPCIRFKRWESERVLSFIPPDGNFRLISYRVSSQNLVAIPVYVKHSISFKENSSCGRFDITIGPKQNMGKTIEGITVTVHMPKVVLNMNLTPTQGSYTFDPVTKILTWDVGKITPQKLPSLKGLVNLQSGAPKPEENPSLNIQFKIQQLAISGLKVNRLDMYGEKYKPFKGVKYVTKAGKFQVRT is encoded by the exons ATGATCCACAGTCTATTTCTCATAAACTGTTCCGGTGACATATTTCTGGAGAAACACTGGAAGAGTGTTGTGAGCCAGTCTGTCTGTGATTATTTCTTTGAAGCTCAAGAGAAAGCTGCTGATGTTGAAAATGTACCACCTGTCATTTCAACACCTCACCACTACCTCATCAGTATATATAGGGATAAGCTCTTCTTTGTGTCTGTCATACAGACTGAAGTGCCACCTCTCTTTGTAATTGAGTTTCTACATCGAGTTGCTGACACTTTCCAG GACTACTTTGGTGAGTGTTCAGAGGCTGCAATTAAGGATAATGTGGTCATAGTGTATGAGCTCTTGGAAGAAATGTTAGACAACGGATTTCCACTGGCTACTGAATCTAACATATTGAAAGAACTGATTAAACCACCAACAATCCTGCGTTCTGTCGTCAACTCTATTACAG GCAGTAGTAATGTTGGAGACACACTTCCCACCGGGCAGCTGTCCAATATCCCATGGCGTCGGGCAGGGGTAAAGTACACAAATAATGAAGCCTATTTTGATGTCGTTGAAGAAATAGATGCAATTATAGATAAATCAG gatctaCAGTTTTTGCAGAAATTCAGGGGGTCATCGATGCTTGCATTAAGTTATCAGGAATGCCtgacctttccctttctttcatg AACCCAAGGCTTCTAGATGATGTCAGCTTCCACCCCTGCATTCGGTTCAAGCGTTGGGAATCTGAAAGAGTTTTATCCTTTATTCCTCCAGATGGAAATTTTCGACTCATATCATATCGTGTCAGCTCACAAAA TCTAGTGGCAATACCAGTGTATGTGAAACATAGCATCAGCTTTAAGGAGAACAGTTCCTGTGGCAGATTTGATATTACAATTGGACCAAAACAGAATATGGGAAAAACTATTGAAGGAATCACAGTGACAGTTCACATGCCAAAAGTTGTGCTGAATATGAACCTGACACCAACGCAAGGCAGCTATACATTTGATCCAGTTACCAAG ATACTAACATGGGATGTGGGAAAAATTACTCCACAAAAACTCCCAAGTCTGAAAGGACTGGTAAATTTACAGTCTGGAGCACCAAAGCCAGAAGAGAATCCAAGCCTCAACATACAGTTCAAGATCCAACAACTTGCTATTTCCG GCTTAAAAGTAAACCGTTTGGACATGTATGGGGAGAAATATAAGCCATTTAAAGGAGTCAAATATGTCACAAAAGCTGGGAAGTTCCAAGTGAGGACATGA